The Ictidomys tridecemlineatus isolate mIctTri1 chromosome 1, mIctTri1.hap1, whole genome shotgun sequence DNA window AACACCCGGCAGagtgggcagagagagagagcccttGTGGTGGGTCACAGCCAGCCAGGCTGATAAGGGTACGGCATGTCTTCTGCCCAACGCTCCGTGGCGCCGTTTGCTTCAAGGGAAGACCTTGGGACCTGGATAGGGCTCTCCCTCGCACCAGAAGTCATCAGCCTGAGGGGTTTCCAGGAGCCACACCTCTCGGGGCAGGTCACTGGCCGAGCCAGAGGCCTCCTTGGGCCTGACAGGTTCCAGCACCCGGTAATAGTGGCAGTCACGGCCATCGTCCGGGTCGTAGGGTGGGGCCAGGATGTCCAGAAAGGCAGCGGGTCCGTCCACCGCGTCGATCTGGTGCAGGTTGTCCCGGTGAGGGGTGAGGACGCAGGGACCGCTGGCTTCAGTGTACTCAGCCCGAGAGCGCAAAACTCCGGGCCGCGCAGCTTCCCGCTCTCGGGCCTGCAGCGGCGGCTCGAACTGCTGCTCTGGCGGCAGGGCCCATGGTCGTTGCCCGCTGCCCGCCTCCAACTTGTCCATGCAGCTGATGCGCACGGTGCCATAGAGGACCTTGAGCATACCGTGCATGCCAGGGTGGTCGTGGAGCGGGATGGACGTGCCGCTCTTGAGCAGGAAAACGCCAAGGCTGAAGCCGTCTGTCTCGTATATATGCATGTAGGTGACCGGCGGTAGGTTGGGCGACAGCGGTTGCAGCGTGGCCTTACGCGGGGCGATGTTGAGGTCCTCGGCGCGGACCTGGGTCAGCAGGCTCTTCAGCTTGCTCAGGTTTTCAGGGAAGCCAGGAGGCATCGGCGCCTCCGGGCTAGACGCCGAGCCAAGGTCGGAAGCGCTGCGGCCACCCCCGCTGCCCCGGAAGGTGAGGCACGCCTGGCGGGCGATCCGTTGGATCAGGGAAGCCATGTTGTCTCGGGGCATGCTCGGCTGTTCTTCCGTGTGCCGGGACCGGCTCCCTCCTTTCCTCCGACCTTTGCGGTCCGCGGCGGCCGCCACGGTGGCTAGCAGCCCTAGGCGAGGCGGGAGGCCCCGCAACGATCGGCCCGTCGGGCGCGCGGCGCGCCGGCCGCCGCCAACCTCAGCAGTCACGCGCCCGCAACGGCCCAGCGTGCTCGCCTCGCACTCCCTCCCAGCGCGCACGCGCAGGGCGGACAGCCAGCACTCACGCTCGGGAGCAGGTACCGGCCGCGCGACGGGGCCAGGCTTTGCTTTACGCCGGGCGCTCCATTCACGCGGCCCGCACCTACAAAGGCGGCCCGGTGCTCCGGGAGTCCTGCAGAGCATGCCGGGATTTGTAGTCCGCTGTTCCGTCTACGCTCTGCATTTGTTTTGTCGACTGGAAAAGGGAAGGACTATTACACCTGGTGGGAATAAAGCGACTTTTTCATGGTTTTAAGGTGTTTTCCTGTTTGAAAAAAGTtgattgggatgcaaaagaagTAGATCCTTAACTACAACTCCCGGCATCCGCAGCAGGCTGGGTGACTCACTTCCGGCAGCTGGCCGGGGCAGTAGTGGAGGCTCTTGGCCACTGGAAGGAACACGGCAAGAGGGTCG harbors:
- the Ado gene encoding 2-aminoethanethiol dioxygenase, producing MPRDNMASLIQRIARQACLTFRGSGGGRSASDLGSASSPEAPMPPGFPENLSKLKSLLTQVRAEDLNIAPRKATLQPLSPNLPPVTYMHIYETDGFSLGVFLLKSGTSIPLHDHPGMHGMLKVLYGTVRISCMDKLEAGSGQRPWALPPEQQFEPPLQAREREAARPGVLRSRAEYTEASGPCVLTPHRDNLHQIDAVDGPAAFLDILAPPYDPDDGRDCHYYRVLEPVRPKEASGSASDLPREVWLLETPQADDFWCEGEPYPGPKVFP